CCGCGACCAGCCGACACAGCGCGGTGTCGTTGAGCGTGTCCAGCACCAGCAGCCCGCCGGGACGCAGCAGGCGACACGCCTGCGCCACCACGGCCCGCCAGTCGGGTACGTGTTCCAGCAGCTCACCGGCGGCCACCACGTCGGCGCAGCCGTCGACGAGGGGCACCCGGGTGGCGTCGCCGTTGACCACCGTCACGCCGTGCGCGGCGGCCTGGTTCAGCGCGGAGCGGGTCAGGTCCACCCCCACGTGCCGGTAGCCCTTGCCGACCAGGTGCGGGGCGAGCAGACCGGCGCCGCACCCGAGGTCGACCAGGAGCGCGTCGGGCCGCGTCGCCGGTGGGACCATCGCCGCCCGCGCCTCGGCCAGCCAGTGCAGCATGGCGAACGCGCCGTCCGGTCGCCACCATTCGCCGGCCAGGTCGTCGTACTGACGCGGGTCGTTGCGGGGCAGGCTCAGGCCGGCGTCACGCATTCACCGAGCGTGGCACGACTAGCCGGTAACGACCAGACTTCCGTTATGTCGTCCACGGTGTTAGGGCTGGTCAGAGCGAGCCATCCGGAACCGACGGCGGCCGTCACCACAGTGGCCGGTCTGCTCGCGGCCGGCGTCGGGCATCCGCCCGGCGGGATCGCCGTGGTGGCGCTGACCGTGGCGGCGAGCCAGTTCGCGGTGGGGTGGACGAACGACGCGCTCGACGCCGACCGGGACGCCGCGGTGGGGCGTACCGACAAGCCGGTGGCCGCCGGTGCGGTCAGCCGGCGGGTCGTCGCGGTGGCCGCCGTGCTGGCCGCCGCCACCACCGTGGCGCTGGCCCTGACCACGAACCCGGCCGCAGCCCTCTGCGCCGTCGTCGCGCTGGTCTCGGCCCTGCTGTACGACTGGCCGCTCAAGTGGACCCCGGTCTCGGTGCTGCCGTACGCGATCTCCTTCGGCGCGCTGCCCGCCTTCGTGGTGCTGGCGCTGCCCGGCGCGCCGACGCCGCCGGGGTGGCTGGTCACCGCAGCGGCCCTGCTCGGCGCCGGTGCGCACTTCGCCAACGTGCTGCCCGATTTCGCCGACGATGCCCGGACCGGGGTGCGCGGTCTGCCGCACCGGGTGGGTCCGGCGGGCAGCCGGGCGGCCGCCGTCGGGCTGCTCGTCGCGGCGACCGTCACGCTGGTGCTGGGTCCGCCCGGTCCGCCGTCCGGCCTGGGCCTCGCGG
Above is a window of Verrucosispora sp. NA02020 DNA encoding:
- a CDS encoding UbiA family prenyltransferase, producing the protein MSSTVLGLVRASHPEPTAAVTTVAGLLAAGVGHPPGGIAVVALTVAASQFAVGWTNDALDADRDAAVGRTDKPVAAGAVSRRVVAVAAVLAAATTVALALTTNPAAALCAVVALVSALLYDWPLKWTPVSVLPYAISFGALPAFVVLALPGAPTPPGWLVTAAALLGAGAHFANVLPDFADDARTGVRGLPHRVGPAGSRAAAVGLLVAATVTLVLGPPGPPSGLGLAAVVAAVVILVLAWYAGRTADRPGARSAAAFRAVMLVALIDVVLLVTSGRLV
- a CDS encoding bifunctional 2-polyprenyl-6-hydroxyphenol methylase/3-demethylubiquinol 3-O-methyltransferase UbiG — its product is MRDAGLSLPRNDPRQYDDLAGEWWRPDGAFAMLHWLAEARAAMVPPATRPDALLVDLGCGAGLLAPHLVGKGYRHVGVDLTRSALNQAAAHGVTVVNGDATRVPLVDGCADVVAAGELLEHVPDWRAVVAQACRLLRPGGLLVLDTLNDTALCRLVAVRIAERLPTVPRGIHDPRLFVDHRELVAECALHGVDLRVRGVRPAVPGLLRWLLRQVRGAATPPGQTPRIVPTGSPAVLYQGRGVYGG